From Hylaeus volcanicus isolate JK05 chromosome 2, UHH_iyHylVolc1.0_haploid, whole genome shotgun sequence, the proteins below share one genomic window:
- the LOC128873026 gene encoding paraplegin — translation MQNLIKYPKRQYVESRRVFGSLFKCNSKNTVSGYISFSNEMNRLCFPASHPLCVKLHEKLGTLQSLLFKNDPFRVYCLPMLCNTRSFSTTPRLSNKSKNSEESSDKSRKDSGKNPKTPKEMYILVIKFTFLVFSIIFIYDFLNRIQRGQLNRFVWDDFVNEMLLKGEVEQITISDPLISIILRPGAIYKGNKMINTSFLVHDSHYAKILEDKIREVERAVGIKAEDGVPIKYTYRGNGLSTFIMINLMLIGYMLLRRVARQNFPNPMDFITQKTKAKFTLVEPFSGKGVRFEDVAGLREAKVEVMEFVDYLKHPERYKKLGAKVPKGALLLGPPGCGKTLLAKAVATESNVPFLSMNGSEFIEMLGGLGAARVRDLFSEAKKRSPSIIYIDEIDAVGKKRSEENASFTNNESEQTLNQLLVEMDGMKSAEDVIILASTNRADVLDKALLRPGRFDRHILIDLPTVEERKQIFEYHLKSLSLDGKPDRYSGYLAYLTPGFSGADIANVCNEAALHAARVKKKSVDGSDLLYAIDRTIGGITKKTNTLTSSTKKVVAYHEAGHALVGWLLEHTDALLKVTIVPRTNLSLGFAQYTQSDQKLHSKEELFQKICMMLGGRVAESITFNQVSTGAENDLQKVTKIAYHQVQQYGMSENVGLISFNEEATSTRTKKLYSKKMANLMDAEVRKIITDAYKTTEKLLLDNKHKLKLLAEALLEKETLTYDDVEKLLGPPPFGKKRLVEPAEFIADIEPPVPEPTASEPTAS, via the exons atgcaaaatttaataaaatatccgAAACGACAGTATGTCGAATCACGAAGGGTTTTTGGTTCCTTATTTAAATGCAATTCGAAGAACACAGTGTCCGGATATATCAGTTTTAGTAATGAGATGAACAGGTTATGTTTCCCGGCATCTCATCCa CTTTGCGTAAAATTACACGAAAAATTGGGCACATTACAATcgttacttttcaaaaatgatcCTTTTAGGGTCTACTGTTTGCCAATGTTGTGCAATACGAGAAGTTTTAGCACAACTCCACGATTATCGAATAAAAGCAAAAATAGCGAAGAATCTTCCGATAAGTCTAGAAAAGATTCCGGCAAGAATCCTAAAACACCTAAGGAAATGTATATACTAGtgataaaatttactttcctAGTTTTcagtataattttcatttacgacTTCCTAAATCGAATTCAGAGGGGACAG TTGAATAGGTTTGTGTGGGATGATTTTGTAAACGAGATGCTTCTAAAGGGAGAAGTTGAACAAATTACTATTTCTGATCCTTTAATATCAATCATTCTTCGACCAGGGGCTATTtataaaggaaacaaaatgaTCAATACAAGTTTTCTCGTACATGATTCTCATTATGCTAAAATTCTCGAAGATAAAATTAGAGAAGTAGAAAGGGCAGTTGGTATCAAAGCAG AGGATGGAGTTCCAATTAAGTACACTTATAGAGGCAATGGATTGTCTACTTTCATAATGATTAATTTGATGCTAATTGGCTATATGTTGTTGAGGAGAGTAGCACGTCAAAATTTCCCAAATCCAATGGATTTCATTACTCAAAAAACGAAAGCAAAATTTACATTGGTAGAGCCTTTTTCTGGTAAGGGTGTACGATTTGAAGATGTAGCTGGTTTAAGGGAAGCCAAAGTAGAAGTTATGGAATTTGTGGATTATCTTAAGCATCCCGAACGATACAAGAAACTCGGTGCCAAGGTACCCAAag GCGCTTTACTCTTAGGACCACCAGGATGTGGCAAAACACTTTTGGCTAAAGCCGTCGCAACCGAATCGAATGTTCCGTTTTTATCCATGAATGGGTCcgaatttattgaaatgttGGGTGGATTAGGTGCTGCACGTGTAAGggatttattttcagaagCTAAAAAGAG ATCCCCTAGCATTATATACATTGATGAAATCGATGCAGTGGGCAAAAAACGATCAGAAGAGAATGCCAGCTTCACTAACAATGAATCCGAACAAACATTGAATCAACTTTTAGTAGAAATGGATGGAATGAAAAGTGCAGAGGATGTTATAATTTTAGCTTCAACAAATAGGGCTGATGTCCTGGATAAAGCCTTACTGAGACCTGGTAGATTTGACAGACACATTTTAATCGATCTTCCTACCGTGGAAGAgaggaaacaaatttttgaataccATCTTAAATCGTTATCGCTGGATGGCAAACCAGATCGATATTCTGGGTATTTAGCTTACCTTACTCCTGGTTTCAGTG GCGCGGACATTGCAAATGTGTGCAACGAGGCTGCATTGCATGCGGCgagagttaaaaaaaaatcagtagACGGCAGCGATCTTTTGtacgcgatcgatcgaacgatagGTGGTATAACGAAGAAAACCAATACGCTAACATCTTCCACGAAGAAAGTTGTTGCTTATCACGAAGCTGGTCACGCTTTAGTAGGATGGTTATTGGAACACACGGATGCTTTGCTTAAAGTAACGATAGTCCCGAGAACAAATTTGAGTTTGGGTTTTGCTCAGTACACACAGTCGGATCAGAAACTCCACAGCAAAGAAGAACTTTTCCAAAAGATATGCATGATGTTAGGCGGTAGAGTTGCGGAGAGCATAACGTTCAATCAAGTTTCAACAGGGGCAGAGAATGACTtacaaaaagtaacaaaaatagcGTACCATCAAGTTCAACAATATGGAATGAGTGAAAAtgtaggtttaatttctttcaacgaAGAAGCAACAAGCACG CGTaccaaaaaattgtatagtaaAAAAATGGCGAATTTAATGGATGCTGAGGTACGAAAGATAATAACAGATGCGTATAAAACGACTGAGAAGTTACTGTTAGACAACAAgcacaaattaaaattg CTTGCCGAAGCGCTTCTGGAGAAAGAAACATTAACATATGATGACGTAGAAAAATTACTCGGCCCTCCTCCATTTGGAAAGAAACGTCTTGTTGAACCGGCTGAATTCATCGCAGATATAGAACCACCAGTGCCGGAACCAACGGCATCAGAACCAACAGCATCGTAG
- the LOC128873025 gene encoding exonuclease mut-7 homolog isoform X1, giving the protein MGELANEVQTLKEDFPKFSTNDSDNDELIFFSSIDEVTKEWLKSLNHIWQLWKKCDGVTKFLTDYFESASNPYLCTIRILVNTTDFKHMKLNSSLAFTVIEEYAKWLKPRKDMYKHFLVLDLKIATFKLISKQTNMQFIKLVAETYDFIEHKEDFIQIIEQMVQEKKYKEAAQYAVMLELQNYFDDIESLLLPLILQNKLAIVEEFLADCPEMQNALVQYLDNLLSPDSNMHTKLNSIIQKKQIPDVKMSTSHTKPMTKLVGRFVKMYNLPLENYHNLNKKRSEGTVHFLIHKRYNDGSFSTASWREMAQEAVGNDRQVQLDMIRMLINVKDAKEGLYWARHFDIPKEQWPWAIAYEAELSETRRINDGASTSRIDENDWEDSDDFANYHELKLPRESIQVVNNERSFEDFLDNGLRGVRIVGIDSEWKPNFGTKQTELALIQIATDTNVYILDVTTMGTKSENLWTELALTLFENKSILKLGFGISHDMTVMHNTLPVLKNVKTYGEGYLDIVELWKKLVGDYKFVFPYEGDNNVTKKSLSKLVELCLGNRLNKSDQFSNWEQRPLRENQIMYAALDAYCLLEVFSVLRDQCDNLDIPFPDICAEMQQIKKILPKKNTKKPMHKLHRSMNGKVKFDKQSDFQRNRPNRKSEHVQGFNNENSIQKYKPEITRFGQNRLEMTRFDQNQPEMARFGQNQPEAHKWRVVCDSMLGPLTGKLRMCGCDCLHYPGDRNGSLSASMASEENRILLTRRLNYLLFSKYLPPGKIYVVLADAPDFQLREVINHYGVKITRRDVFSRCQSCNSDKFTEVSKQTMDKLSQRLRFNCQSRAPDSCMADLSNRDTSGRHHIEDRTWTLSVNSVNVHQCSTIHGARIQLERVPIQVLRTVQTFYICEQCGRVSWGGIQVERTLDRLEDILSV; this is encoded by the exons ATGGGCGAATTAGCAAACGAAGTTCAAACTTTGAAGGAGGATTTTCCAAAGTTTTCGACAAATGATAGCGACAAtgatgaattaatatttttctcatctATAGATGAGGTCACGAAAGAATGGTTAAAATCGCTAAATCATATATGGCAATTGT GGAAAAAGTGTGACGGTGTAACCAAATTCTTGACAGATTATTTTGAAAGCGCGTCAAACCCATATTTATGCACGATAAGAATATTAGTAAACACTACAGATTTTAAACACATGAAATTGAACTCCTCGTTAGCATTTAcag TCATAGAAGAGTATGCAAAATGGTTAAAACCACGAAAAGACATGTATAAGCATTTTTTGGTGCTTGATCTAAAAATAGcgacatttaaattaattagtaaGCAAACAAATATGCAATTTATCAAATTGGTTGCAGAAACATATGACTTTATAGAGCATAAAGAAGACTTCATTCAAATAATAGAG CAAATGgttcaagaaaaaaagtataaagaaGCAGCACAGTATGCAGTTATGCtggaattgcaaaattattttgatgatATTGAATCATTATTGTTACCACTTATTTTGCAAAACAAACTAGCAATTGTGGAAGAGTTTTTAGCAGATTGTCCAGAAATGCAGAATGCTTTAGTCCAGTACCTGGACAATTTACTATCTCCGGATAGTAACATGCATacgaaattgaattcaataattca aaaaaaacaGATACCAGATGTCAAAATGTCGACGTCGCATACAAAACCAATGACGAAGCTGGTAGGACGATTCGTCAAAATGTACAATCTTCCACTTGAAAATTAccataatttaaataagaaacgaAGCGAAGGCACTGTACACTTCCTTATACATAAACGTTATAACGATGGCTCTTTTA gtACTGCAAGTTGGAGGGAAATGGCCCAAGAGGCAGTGGGAAACGATAGACAAGTACAACTCGACATGATAAGAATGTTGATAAATGTAAAGGATGCTAAAGAAGGCTTATATTGGGCTAGACACTTTGATATACCTAAAGAACAGTGGCCCTGGGCAATTGCATATGAAGCTGAGCTAAGTGAAACTAGAA GAATAAATGATGGAGCTTCCACAAGCAGAATAGATGAGAACGATTGGGAAGACTCTGACGATTTCGCGAATTACCATGAATTAAAGTTACCCAGAGAATCTATTCAAGTCGTAAACAATGAGAGAAGTTTCGAAGACTTTCTTGATAATGGACTTAGGGGTGTCCGTATAGTTGGTATCGATTCCGAATGGAAACCGAACTtcg gTACGAAACAGACTGAATTGGCATTGATTCAAATCGCTACTGACACAAACGTATACATCTTAGATGTAACGACTATGGGAACCAAATCGGAAAACTTATGGACTGAGTTAGCTTTAActctttttgaaaataaaagtatattaaaactCG GATTTGGTATATCTCATGATATGACAGTCATGCACAATACACTGCCTGTGTTGAAAAACGTAAAAACATATGGGGAAGGCTACTTGGATATCGTAGAATTGTGGAAAAAATTAGTAGGAgattacaaatttgtatttccatATGAAGGTGATAACAATGTCACCAAAAAAAGTTTAAGTAAACTCGTGGAACTTTGTCTTGGCAACAGACTAAATAAGTCCGATCAGTTTTCAAATTGGGAGCAAAGACCTCTGAGAGAGAATCAAATAATGTATGCAG CTTTAGATGCATACTGCTTGTTAGAAGTATTTTCCGTTTTGAGAGATCAATGTGATAATCTAGACATACCGTTTCCGGATATTTGTGCTGAAATGcagcaaattaaaaaaatattgccgaaaaaaaacacgaagaaaCCTATGCATAAG CTTCATAGATCGATGAACGGAAAAGTAAAGTTCGATAAACAATCTGATTTCCAAAGAAATCGACCAAATCGAAAATCAGAACACGTACAAGGgtttaacaatgaaaattcgaTACAGAAGTATAAGCCAGAAATAACCAGGTTTGGTCAGAATCGGTTAGAAATGACCAGGTTTGATCAGAATCAGCCAGAAATGGCCAGGTTTGGTCAGAATCAGCCAGAGGCTCACAAATGGCGCGTAGTTTGTGATTCAATGTTAGGTCCGTTAACCGGCAAATTACGAATGTGTGGATGTGATTGTCTCCATTATCCTGGCGATCGAAATGGATCTTTGTCTGCAAGTATGGCATCGgaagaaaatagaatacttCTAACTCGTCGTTTAAATTACCTACTA TTTTCGAAATATCTGCCGCCTGGAAAAATATACGTAGTATTGGCTGATGCTCCTGATTTTCAATTACGAGAGGTGATAAATCATTATGGTGTTAAGATCACCAGAAGAGATGTTTTTAGTCGATGTCAGTCTTGTAATTCCGATAAATTTACGGAAGTTTCGAAACAGACGATGGACAAGCTTTCTCAAAG GTTGCGATTCAACTGTCAAAGCCGTGCTCCAGATAGTTGTATGGCGGATTTAAGTAATCGTGACACATCTGGTAGACATCATATCGAGGATAGAACGTGGACGCTTAGTGTTAATTCTGTTAATGTTCATCAATGCTCCACTATACATGGTGCGAGGATACAGCTTGAAAGAGTTCCCATTCAGGTACTACGAACTGTACAAACTTTTTATATCTGTGAGCAATGTGGGAGGGTGTCTTGGGGCGGAATACAAGTAGAACGTACGTTAGACCGCCTGGAAGACATTCTTTCTgtgtga
- the LOC128873025 gene encoding exonuclease mut-7 homolog isoform X2: MGELANEVQTLKEDFPKFSTNDSDNDELIFFSSIDEVTKEWLKSLNHIWQLWKKCDGVTKFLTDYFESASNPYLCTIRILVNTTDFKHMKLNSSLAFTVIEEYAKWLKPRKDMYKHFLVLDLKIATFKLISKQTNMQFIKLVAETYDFIEHKEDFIQIIEQMVQEKKYKEAAQYAVMLELQNYFDDIESLLLPLILQNKLAIVEEFLADCPEMQNALVQYLDNLLSPDSNMHTKLNSIIQKKQIPDVKMSTSHTKPMTKLVGRFVKMYNLPLENYHNLNKKRSEGTVHFLIHKRYNDGSFSTASWREMAQEAVGNDRQVQLDMIRMLINVKDAKEGLYWARHFDIPKEQWPWAIAYEAELSETRRINDGASTSRIDENDWEDSDDFANYHELKLPRESIQVVNNERSFEDFLDNGLRGVRIVGIDSEWKPNFGTKQTELALIQIATDTNVYILDVTTMGTKSENLWTELALTLFENKSILKLGFGISHDMTVMHNTLPVLKNVKTYGEGYLDIVELWKKLVGDYKFVFPYEGDNNVTKKSLSKLVELCLGNRLNKSDQFSNWEQRPLRENQIMYAALDAYCLLEVFSVLRDQCDNLDIPFPDICAEMQQIKKILPKKNTKKPMHKLHRSMNGKVKFDKQSDFQRNRPNRKSEHVQGFNNENSIQKYKPEITRFGQNRLEMTRFDQNQPEMARFGQNQPEAHKWRVVCDSMLGPLTGKLRMCGCDCLHYPGDRNGSLSASSQIISPIQSSFIRHLNCITVFEISAAWKNIRSIG, from the exons ATGGGCGAATTAGCAAACGAAGTTCAAACTTTGAAGGAGGATTTTCCAAAGTTTTCGACAAATGATAGCGACAAtgatgaattaatatttttctcatctATAGATGAGGTCACGAAAGAATGGTTAAAATCGCTAAATCATATATGGCAATTGT GGAAAAAGTGTGACGGTGTAACCAAATTCTTGACAGATTATTTTGAAAGCGCGTCAAACCCATATTTATGCACGATAAGAATATTAGTAAACACTACAGATTTTAAACACATGAAATTGAACTCCTCGTTAGCATTTAcag TCATAGAAGAGTATGCAAAATGGTTAAAACCACGAAAAGACATGTATAAGCATTTTTTGGTGCTTGATCTAAAAATAGcgacatttaaattaattagtaaGCAAACAAATATGCAATTTATCAAATTGGTTGCAGAAACATATGACTTTATAGAGCATAAAGAAGACTTCATTCAAATAATAGAG CAAATGgttcaagaaaaaaagtataaagaaGCAGCACAGTATGCAGTTATGCtggaattgcaaaattattttgatgatATTGAATCATTATTGTTACCACTTATTTTGCAAAACAAACTAGCAATTGTGGAAGAGTTTTTAGCAGATTGTCCAGAAATGCAGAATGCTTTAGTCCAGTACCTGGACAATTTACTATCTCCGGATAGTAACATGCATacgaaattgaattcaataattca aaaaaaacaGATACCAGATGTCAAAATGTCGACGTCGCATACAAAACCAATGACGAAGCTGGTAGGACGATTCGTCAAAATGTACAATCTTCCACTTGAAAATTAccataatttaaataagaaacgaAGCGAAGGCACTGTACACTTCCTTATACATAAACGTTATAACGATGGCTCTTTTA gtACTGCAAGTTGGAGGGAAATGGCCCAAGAGGCAGTGGGAAACGATAGACAAGTACAACTCGACATGATAAGAATGTTGATAAATGTAAAGGATGCTAAAGAAGGCTTATATTGGGCTAGACACTTTGATATACCTAAAGAACAGTGGCCCTGGGCAATTGCATATGAAGCTGAGCTAAGTGAAACTAGAA GAATAAATGATGGAGCTTCCACAAGCAGAATAGATGAGAACGATTGGGAAGACTCTGACGATTTCGCGAATTACCATGAATTAAAGTTACCCAGAGAATCTATTCAAGTCGTAAACAATGAGAGAAGTTTCGAAGACTTTCTTGATAATGGACTTAGGGGTGTCCGTATAGTTGGTATCGATTCCGAATGGAAACCGAACTtcg gTACGAAACAGACTGAATTGGCATTGATTCAAATCGCTACTGACACAAACGTATACATCTTAGATGTAACGACTATGGGAACCAAATCGGAAAACTTATGGACTGAGTTAGCTTTAActctttttgaaaataaaagtatattaaaactCG GATTTGGTATATCTCATGATATGACAGTCATGCACAATACACTGCCTGTGTTGAAAAACGTAAAAACATATGGGGAAGGCTACTTGGATATCGTAGAATTGTGGAAAAAATTAGTAGGAgattacaaatttgtatttccatATGAAGGTGATAACAATGTCACCAAAAAAAGTTTAAGTAAACTCGTGGAACTTTGTCTTGGCAACAGACTAAATAAGTCCGATCAGTTTTCAAATTGGGAGCAAAGACCTCTGAGAGAGAATCAAATAATGTATGCAG CTTTAGATGCATACTGCTTGTTAGAAGTATTTTCCGTTTTGAGAGATCAATGTGATAATCTAGACATACCGTTTCCGGATATTTGTGCTGAAATGcagcaaattaaaaaaatattgccgaaaaaaaacacgaagaaaCCTATGCATAAG CTTCATAGATCGATGAACGGAAAAGTAAAGTTCGATAAACAATCTGATTTCCAAAGAAATCGACCAAATCGAAAATCAGAACACGTACAAGGgtttaacaatgaaaattcgaTACAGAAGTATAAGCCAGAAATAACCAGGTTTGGTCAGAATCGGTTAGAAATGACCAGGTTTGATCAGAATCAGCCAGAAATGGCCAGGTTTGGTCAGAATCAGCCAGAGGCTCACAAATGGCGCGTAGTTTGTGATTCAATGTTAGGTCCGTTAACCGGCAAATTACGAATGTGTGGATGTGATTGTCTCCATTATCCTGGCGATCGAAATGGATCTTTGTCTGCAA GTTCTCAAATTATTTCGCCAATACAATCATCGTTTATTAGGCATTTAAACTGTATTACAGTTTTCGAAATATCTGCCGCCTGGAAAAATATACGTAGTATTGGCTGA
- the LOC128873030 gene encoding NADH-quinone oxidoreductase subunit B 2-like isoform X1 — protein MFRTIMFSPTMNQGLASLIRANIGTSGCSASSEIQVQNASTTPAKIERKPYSPFQNTNSMGEYVVARLDDLLNWGRKGSIWPMTFGLACCAVEMMHIAAPRYDMDRYGVVFRASPRQSDVIIVAGTLTNKMAPALRRIYDQMPEPRWVISMGSCANGGGYYHYSYSVVRGCDRIIPVDIYVPGCPPTAEALMYGILQLQKKVKHMKTVQVWYRK, from the exons atgtttcgcacTATTATGTTTTCGC CCACCATGAATCAGGGCCTGGCATCCCTGATACGCGCTAACATAGGGACGTCAGGATGTTCAGCGTCTTCGGAGATCCAAGTCCAGAATGCGAGCACAACTCCAGCCAAAATTGAAAGGAAACCTTATAGTCCTTTCCAAAATACTAACAGCATGGGAGAGTACGTAGTAGCACGATTAGATGATCTGTTAAACTGGGGTCGTAAGGGATCTATATGGCCAATGACATTCGGTCTGGCCTGTTGTGCTGTTGAAATGATGCACATTGCTGCTCCAAGATACGACATGGATAGATATGGAGTGGTATTCAGAGCTTCCCCGAGGCAATCGGATGTTATTATAGTAGCTGGCACGCTTACGAACAAAATGGCTCCAGCATTGAGGAGAATATACGATCAAATGCCTGAACCACGATGGGTTATTTCTATGGGGAGCTGTGCCAATGGAGGTGGATATTACCATTACAGTTATTCTGTTGTGAGAGGATGTGACAGAATTATACCTGTGGACATATACGTACCAG GATGTCCCCCAACGGCAGAAGCTCTAATGTACGGTATCCttcaattacaaaagaagGTCAAACATATGAAAACGGTGCAAGTTTGGTACAGGAAGTAA
- the LOC128873030 gene encoding NADH-quinone oxidoreductase subunit B 2-like isoform X2, whose product MLATMNQGLASLIRANIGTSGCSASSEIQVQNASTTPAKIERKPYSPFQNTNSMGEYVVARLDDLLNWGRKGSIWPMTFGLACCAVEMMHIAAPRYDMDRYGVVFRASPRQSDVIIVAGTLTNKMAPALRRIYDQMPEPRWVISMGSCANGGGYYHYSYSVVRGCDRIIPVDIYVPGCPPTAEALMYGILQLQKKVKHMKTVQVWYRK is encoded by the exons ATGCTCG CCACCATGAATCAGGGCCTGGCATCCCTGATACGCGCTAACATAGGGACGTCAGGATGTTCAGCGTCTTCGGAGATCCAAGTCCAGAATGCGAGCACAACTCCAGCCAAAATTGAAAGGAAACCTTATAGTCCTTTCCAAAATACTAACAGCATGGGAGAGTACGTAGTAGCACGATTAGATGATCTGTTAAACTGGGGTCGTAAGGGATCTATATGGCCAATGACATTCGGTCTGGCCTGTTGTGCTGTTGAAATGATGCACATTGCTGCTCCAAGATACGACATGGATAGATATGGAGTGGTATTCAGAGCTTCCCCGAGGCAATCGGATGTTATTATAGTAGCTGGCACGCTTACGAACAAAATGGCTCCAGCATTGAGGAGAATATACGATCAAATGCCTGAACCACGATGGGTTATTTCTATGGGGAGCTGTGCCAATGGAGGTGGATATTACCATTACAGTTATTCTGTTGTGAGAGGATGTGACAGAATTATACCTGTGGACATATACGTACCAG GATGTCCCCCAACGGCAGAAGCTCTAATGTACGGTATCCttcaattacaaaagaagGTCAAACATATGAAAACGGTGCAAGTTTGGTACAGGAAGTAA